In Capsicum annuum cultivar UCD-10X-F1 chromosome 11, UCD10Xv1.1, whole genome shotgun sequence, one genomic interval encodes:
- the LOC107848421 gene encoding uncharacterized protein LOC107848421: MMEKVKEALLKLLNCCGQGLVQVVKFGGQMVVELITYGGQGVMDVIYFGAQGTWKIVSISSRQVLPKLLNFGGQVLLKMVTFTGQQLLPTVVSFGGQLLLKGVSFGWLVIPKLVNFGGQLLLKLLRFGGQGILKLVGFDGKLLSSFHNFFGQVSPTIKNFGGRTLQVLDNFSWQVKSLFGQLVSWFESMNQLFHAASPEIIVIALSLALILYCCYCHGVLLLKEEEAKKLKELLKRKEAESIRLSEIEKRQKQRVEEMRETQKKDLENTKLKEQLRTEVGKELDKLEMACRDMASVLRGLGINVGDGTSHEVRVAYRKALMKFHPDKTSQSDIRHQVEAEEKFKLISRMKDKYLTL, translated from the exons atgatggagaaagtgaaggaaGCTTTACTGAAGTTGCTAAATTGTTGTGGGCAAGGGCTAGTTCAAGTGGTAAAATTTGGTGGTCAAATGGTAGTGGAACTGATAACTTATGGTGGACAAGGAGTAATGGACGTAATATATTTTGGTGCACAGGGAACATGGAAGATAGTAAGTATCAGTAGTAGGCAAGTTCTACCAAAGCTGTTAAATTTTGGTGGGCAGGTGCTACTGAAAATGGTAACTTTTACTGGACAGCAACTGTTACCGACGGTGGTAAGTTTTGGTGGGCAACTGCTGCTCAAGGGGGTAAGTTTTGGTTGGTTAGTGATACCGAAGCTGGTAAATTTTGGTGGACAGCTGCTGCTGAAACTATTAAGATTTGGTGGACAAGGGATACTGAAGCTAGTAGGCTTCGATGGGAAGCTGCTATCATCATTTCACAACTTTTTCGGGCAAGTGTCACCGACGATTAAGAATTTTGGTGGGCGAACGTTACAAGTGCTTGACAATTTTAGTTGGCAAGTAAAGAGTTTATTTGGGCAACTTGTGAGTTGGTTCGAGAGTATGAATCAATTGTTTCATGCTGCTTCACCCGAGATCATAGTTATCGCGTTGTCTCTAGCACTCATCCTATACTGTTGCTACTGCCACGGTGTCTTACTGCTCAAG GAAGAAGAAGCCAAGAAGTTGAAGGAGTTGCTGAAAAGAAAGGAGGCTGAAAGTATCCGTTTATCAGAAATCGAGAAGAGGCAAAAACAACGTGTGGAGGAAATGAGAGAAACACAAAAGAAG GACCTAGAGAATACGAAGTTGAAAGAGCAGTTACGAACCGAAGTTGGAAAGGAACTTGATAAGCTTGAAATGGCATGCCGTGATATGGCTTCAGTGTTGCGCGGATTGGGAATCAATGTTGGTGATGGCACTAGTCACGAG GTGCGCGTTGCTTACAGAAAAGCCTTGATGAAATTTCACCCGGATAAAACTTCCCAATCTGATATACGACATCAAGTTGAAGCTGAGGAGAAGTTTAAGCTTATTTCTCGAATGAAGGACAAATACTTAACTTTATGA